In a single window of the Branchiostoma floridae strain S238N-H82 chromosome 2, Bfl_VNyyK, whole genome shotgun sequence genome:
- the LOC118410316 gene encoding SKI family transcriptional corepressor 1-like isoform X1: MENEQRSPQGRDSSPRPSSSDPPPDPPGATIGPNAIIPTDKSDERKDDTDTVPVQVSQHNNNQVRSVMLYGVPIVALVIDGKERLCLAQISNTLLKVMGYSYNEIHNRRVALGITCVQCTPVQLEILRRAGAMPISSRRCGMITKREADRLCKSFLGDISPPKLPENFAFDVYHECSWGCRGSFYPSRYNSSRAKCVKCGYCNVFFSPNKFIFHSHRMSESKYQHPDAANFNSWRRHMKLAAEKPSEDLVFAWEDVKAMFNGGNRKRVSSSHSPHNVEAAKKRRLEQESHLAELPHPSPTVPSFPVVPVPNRSYSLQLQSLPSNMNIPHSVGTHPTLTPGVPTVSRLSGPSVKNAWGPKTDGFEPWNLPWFNGMIPPPLLAAKSSFIDPPLAATDLLKNLRRPEPDSSKCLVKEGPVPNQKSDDTASQPRMTLGENGRKLLSLMEQEQEHTSAFRPVIKHSCESCKASQPSACDCVPPGSTAHNSHEFPPAQTVLENNNGSPYDSDARSYLSDINVTDDCMSDDASDKDPPRRHQTIADGTPPSPASGDNDVIDHQTEETDAIAVEPAVIESGQTEDATSSLSNNNEFNSHSAGTNSPTSSDGGTEDHPDTTQGLTPPLKTPPPPRSTETNETREDSPVGVQNKQPEASSLPYSVGQLLCASPKSKDSGRRDSVPDGAGVILDRNSTVSASPSDESDNHEFEDIRRQLATMTKEELERELSRQREARQRIEKEYRILQDTFQEQVKRELTYRQEMVEQIRLIRDTLCQELDQERRARLAVQQKLKEAHDALHHFSCKMLASQHCNECSDK; encoded by the exons ATGGAGAATGAACAGAGAAGTCCTCAGGGCAGAGATTCGAGCCCCCGTCCGTCCTCGTCAGACCCCCCACCGGACCCCCCGGGCGCCACCATCGGGCCGAATGCCATCATCCCCACCGACAAGTCGGACGAGAGGAAGGACGACACCGACACGGTACCCGTTCAAGTGTCgcaacacaacaacaaccag GTCCGGAGTGTGATGCTGTACGGTGTACCCATCGTGGCGCTGGTTATAGACGGAAAAGAGAGGCTGTGTCTGGCGCAGATCTCCAACACTCTACTCAAGGTAATG GGTTACAGCTATAACGAGATCCACAACCGTCGCGTGGCCCTGGGCATCACCTGTGTGCAGTGTACGCCTGTACAGCTGGAGATCCTGCGGCGGGCGGGCGCGATGCCCATCTCGTCCCGCCGCTGTGGCATGATCACCAAACGGGAGGCCGACCGTCTCTGCAAGTCCTTCCTCGGCGACATCAGCCCGCCGAAACTCCCGGAGAACTTCGCGTTCGACGTCTACCACGAGTGTTCGTGGGGCTGCCGGGGTAGCTTCTATCCCTCCCGCTATAACAGCTCCCGCGCCAAGTGCGTGAAGTGCGGCTACTGCAACGTCTTCTTCTCCCCGAACAAGTTCATCTTCCACTCCCACCGCATGTCTGAGTCTAAGTACCAGCACCCTGACGCGGCCAACTTTAACTCGTGGCGACGGCACATGAAACTGGCCGCGGAAAAGCCGTCCGAAGATCTCGTCTTTGCCTGGGAAGACGTCAAGGCTATGTTCAACGGTGGCAACAGGAAAAGGGTTTCATCCAGTCATTCCCCGCACAACGTGGAAGCCGCCAAGAAGCGCAGGCTGGAACAAGAGTCCCACCTAGCCGAGCTCCCTCATCCCAGCCCTACCGTTCCGTCCTTTCCCGTCGTGCCAGTACCTAACAGGTCCTACAGCCTCCAGCTCCAGTCTCTACCCAGCAACATGAACATTCCCCATAGCGTCGGCACCCACCCCACCCTCACACCGGGAGTCCCCACCGTCAGCCGACTGTCCGGGCCAAGCGTCAAGAACGCGTGGGGGCCTAAAACAGACGGGTTCGAGCCTTGGAATCTGCCCTGGTTTAACGGCATGATACCTCCACCTCTGCTGGCGGCTAAATCAAGTTTTATCGACCCTCCACTCGCGGCAACAGATCTCCTGAAGAACCTCCGGCGCCCGGAACCCGACAGCTCGAAATGTCTGGTAAAGGAAGGCCCCGTCCCCAACCAAAAAAGTGACGACACTGCTTCGCAACCAAGAATGACTTTAGGTGAAAATGGAAGAAAACTTCTTTCCTTGATGGAGCAAGAGCAAGAACACACGTCTGCCTTCAGACCCGTTATCAAGCACAGTTGTGAGAGTTGTAAGGCCAGCCAGCCCTCAGCTTGTGACTGCGTACCACCAGGCAGCACCGCTCACAACTCACACGAGTTTCCCCCCGCACAAACGGTCCTTGAGAACAACAACGGGAGTCCCTACGACAGCGACGCGCGGTCCTATCTCAGCGACATCAACGTCACAGACGACTGTATGAGTGACGATGCCAGTGACAAGGACCCACCGAGGCGTCATCAAACAATCGCGGACGGGACGCCGCCCTCCCCGGCCAGTGGAGACAACGACGTTATCGACCATCAGACAGAAGAGACAGACGCTATTGCGGTGGAGCCAGCCGTTATAGAGTCGGGACAGACGGAGGACGCTACAAGCTCACTCAGTAACAACAACGAGTTCAACTCGCACAGCGCGGGGACGAACTCCCCAACGAGTAGTGACGGCGGGACGGAGGACCATCCGGACACCACGCAAGGTCTGACGCCTCCACTCAAGACACCACCACCACCCAGAAGTACGGAGACGAATGAGACAAGGGAGGACTCTCCGGTCGGCGTTCAG AATAAGCAGCCAGAGGCGTCCAGTCTGCCCTACTCGGTTGGACAACTGTTGTGCGCGAGCCCCAAATCTAAGGACTCCGGGAGAAGAGACTCTGTACCTGATGGTGCGGGGGTCATTCTGGACAGGAACTCAACCGTATCTGCCAGTCCTTCAG ACGAATCTGACAACCATGAGTTTGAAGACATCCGACGGCAGTTGGCAACAATGACAAAAG AGGAGCTAGAAAGAGAGCTTTCAAGACAGAGGGAAGCAAGGCAGCGAATCGAGAAGGAGTATCGTATCTTACAAG ATACTTTCCAAGAACAGGTCAAGCGCGAGCTTACATACAGACAGGAGATGGTCGAACAGATCCGTCTGATTCGAG ATACGCTGTGCCAGGAGCTGGACCAGGAGAGGAGAGCACGGCTGGCTGTGCAACAAAAACTCAAAG AGGCCCACGACGCCCTACACCACTTCTCGTGCAAGATGCTGGCATCTCAACACTGCAATGAATGCAGCGACAAGTAG
- the LOC118410316 gene encoding SKI family transcriptional corepressor 1-like isoform X2 — MENEQRSPQGRDSSPRPSSSDPPPDPPGATIGPNAIIPTDKSDERKDDTDTVPVQVSQHNNNQVRSVMLYGVPIVALVIDGKERLCLAQISNTLLKGYSYNEIHNRRVALGITCVQCTPVQLEILRRAGAMPISSRRCGMITKREADRLCKSFLGDISPPKLPENFAFDVYHECSWGCRGSFYPSRYNSSRAKCVKCGYCNVFFSPNKFIFHSHRMSESKYQHPDAANFNSWRRHMKLAAEKPSEDLVFAWEDVKAMFNGGNRKRVSSSHSPHNVEAAKKRRLEQESHLAELPHPSPTVPSFPVVPVPNRSYSLQLQSLPSNMNIPHSVGTHPTLTPGVPTVSRLSGPSVKNAWGPKTDGFEPWNLPWFNGMIPPPLLAAKSSFIDPPLAATDLLKNLRRPEPDSSKCLVKEGPVPNQKSDDTASQPRMTLGENGRKLLSLMEQEQEHTSAFRPVIKHSCESCKASQPSACDCVPPGSTAHNSHEFPPAQTVLENNNGSPYDSDARSYLSDINVTDDCMSDDASDKDPPRRHQTIADGTPPSPASGDNDVIDHQTEETDAIAVEPAVIESGQTEDATSSLSNNNEFNSHSAGTNSPTSSDGGTEDHPDTTQGLTPPLKTPPPPRSTETNETREDSPVGVQNKQPEASSLPYSVGQLLCASPKSKDSGRRDSVPDGAGVILDRNSTVSASPSDESDNHEFEDIRRQLATMTKEELERELSRQREARQRIEKEYRILQDTFQEQVKRELTYRQEMVEQIRLIRDTLCQELDQERRARLAVQQKLKEAHDALHHFSCKMLASQHCNECSDK; from the exons ATGGAGAATGAACAGAGAAGTCCTCAGGGCAGAGATTCGAGCCCCCGTCCGTCCTCGTCAGACCCCCCACCGGACCCCCCGGGCGCCACCATCGGGCCGAATGCCATCATCCCCACCGACAAGTCGGACGAGAGGAAGGACGACACCGACACGGTACCCGTTCAAGTGTCgcaacacaacaacaaccag GTCCGGAGTGTGATGCTGTACGGTGTACCCATCGTGGCGCTGGTTATAGACGGAAAAGAGAGGCTGTGTCTGGCGCAGATCTCCAACACTCTACTCAAG GGTTACAGCTATAACGAGATCCACAACCGTCGCGTGGCCCTGGGCATCACCTGTGTGCAGTGTACGCCTGTACAGCTGGAGATCCTGCGGCGGGCGGGCGCGATGCCCATCTCGTCCCGCCGCTGTGGCATGATCACCAAACGGGAGGCCGACCGTCTCTGCAAGTCCTTCCTCGGCGACATCAGCCCGCCGAAACTCCCGGAGAACTTCGCGTTCGACGTCTACCACGAGTGTTCGTGGGGCTGCCGGGGTAGCTTCTATCCCTCCCGCTATAACAGCTCCCGCGCCAAGTGCGTGAAGTGCGGCTACTGCAACGTCTTCTTCTCCCCGAACAAGTTCATCTTCCACTCCCACCGCATGTCTGAGTCTAAGTACCAGCACCCTGACGCGGCCAACTTTAACTCGTGGCGACGGCACATGAAACTGGCCGCGGAAAAGCCGTCCGAAGATCTCGTCTTTGCCTGGGAAGACGTCAAGGCTATGTTCAACGGTGGCAACAGGAAAAGGGTTTCATCCAGTCATTCCCCGCACAACGTGGAAGCCGCCAAGAAGCGCAGGCTGGAACAAGAGTCCCACCTAGCCGAGCTCCCTCATCCCAGCCCTACCGTTCCGTCCTTTCCCGTCGTGCCAGTACCTAACAGGTCCTACAGCCTCCAGCTCCAGTCTCTACCCAGCAACATGAACATTCCCCATAGCGTCGGCACCCACCCCACCCTCACACCGGGAGTCCCCACCGTCAGCCGACTGTCCGGGCCAAGCGTCAAGAACGCGTGGGGGCCTAAAACAGACGGGTTCGAGCCTTGGAATCTGCCCTGGTTTAACGGCATGATACCTCCACCTCTGCTGGCGGCTAAATCAAGTTTTATCGACCCTCCACTCGCGGCAACAGATCTCCTGAAGAACCTCCGGCGCCCGGAACCCGACAGCTCGAAATGTCTGGTAAAGGAAGGCCCCGTCCCCAACCAAAAAAGTGACGACACTGCTTCGCAACCAAGAATGACTTTAGGTGAAAATGGAAGAAAACTTCTTTCCTTGATGGAGCAAGAGCAAGAACACACGTCTGCCTTCAGACCCGTTATCAAGCACAGTTGTGAGAGTTGTAAGGCCAGCCAGCCCTCAGCTTGTGACTGCGTACCACCAGGCAGCACCGCTCACAACTCACACGAGTTTCCCCCCGCACAAACGGTCCTTGAGAACAACAACGGGAGTCCCTACGACAGCGACGCGCGGTCCTATCTCAGCGACATCAACGTCACAGACGACTGTATGAGTGACGATGCCAGTGACAAGGACCCACCGAGGCGTCATCAAACAATCGCGGACGGGACGCCGCCCTCCCCGGCCAGTGGAGACAACGACGTTATCGACCATCAGACAGAAGAGACAGACGCTATTGCGGTGGAGCCAGCCGTTATAGAGTCGGGACAGACGGAGGACGCTACAAGCTCACTCAGTAACAACAACGAGTTCAACTCGCACAGCGCGGGGACGAACTCCCCAACGAGTAGTGACGGCGGGACGGAGGACCATCCGGACACCACGCAAGGTCTGACGCCTCCACTCAAGACACCACCACCACCCAGAAGTACGGAGACGAATGAGACAAGGGAGGACTCTCCGGTCGGCGTTCAG AATAAGCAGCCAGAGGCGTCCAGTCTGCCCTACTCGGTTGGACAACTGTTGTGCGCGAGCCCCAAATCTAAGGACTCCGGGAGAAGAGACTCTGTACCTGATGGTGCGGGGGTCATTCTGGACAGGAACTCAACCGTATCTGCCAGTCCTTCAG ACGAATCTGACAACCATGAGTTTGAAGACATCCGACGGCAGTTGGCAACAATGACAAAAG AGGAGCTAGAAAGAGAGCTTTCAAGACAGAGGGAAGCAAGGCAGCGAATCGAGAAGGAGTATCGTATCTTACAAG ATACTTTCCAAGAACAGGTCAAGCGCGAGCTTACATACAGACAGGAGATGGTCGAACAGATCCGTCTGATTCGAG ATACGCTGTGCCAGGAGCTGGACCAGGAGAGGAGAGCACGGCTGGCTGTGCAACAAAAACTCAAAG AGGCCCACGACGCCCTACACCACTTCTCGTGCAAGATGCTGGCATCTCAACACTGCAATGAATGCAGCGACAAGTAG